DNA sequence from the Bacteroidota bacterium genome:
CTGCAACGCATTGGTCGGGTCGTTTTTATATTGGGAATAGGGCATCGACTGGTAATTTATCAACATGGAAGGCGCTTTTTCTACGAAACTGATATCTCTGTAAGTGGTGTCTCCCGGTGAACGCCCAATGTTCAGATAAACATAATCAAGATTCCAGTGGTCGGTGTTGGACCTCCAGCTTGGAACATTGCTGGTGGCCAGGCTGGCATAATTATAAAAGCGGAACATAAAATCTTTCCTGAACCAGGTGGCACTATCGGTAATGGGTATGAGTACCTGCAGGGAGTATGTTCCAAACCTGGCATAAAAGGTATCCAGAGCCATTCCTTCCGAAGCCCAGACTGTTTTCCAGTTATAGTCGGGAATAAAAACATCTTTACAGGGCATGATAACCGTATCCCCGAAAAAATAATACCTGTCGGCGATCACGTATTTGTTGGAATCACAGTAGGGTGGTGCAAAGAGAGTATCGAGTGGGAAGATGGTATCGCCGGGTTGTATATAAGCGCTGATGGGAACAGGAATGGAGTCGGAATAAACATAAACTGAATCTCCGCTGGGATGTCCGAATTGCAAAACGAGGCTATCCCAGGTCTCCGGTTTGTTTCCTCTTCCCTGGGGTTGGAAGAAAAAGCTGAAGTAGACAGAGTCTGCAAGGGTTATTGCCCTGGGTGCCGGAAGAAAAACCGAGTCGAGGCGAATAGGTTTTGACGTGAGGTGGTCGGCAATGAAAGGGAAGGAACTGGCGCCTGTGTAAAGATTTCCGTATTCATCAATGGCATCGAAAGTAGCGGCTCCGACATTCACGGAGCGATATGGGAAGTCGGCATTGACAAAAACATCCAGGTCAAGCCACCGGGAAGTGTCAGGGAAAATATTTTCCTGCTGAAAATCATCAAAGAAGGGCAATTGCAAAGGCTTGACTACAATGATCCTCCGGGAGGCATCTTCATTCCCCTGGGAAATCCTGGCTTGTTTGATTACAGGATTGTATTGCAATCCGCTTAAAATTTCCTGGGCGGAAAGCAGGGTTGAGAATGTGGATAAGAATATGAAAACCAGAAAATAGCGCATAATTGCTTATTGTTTAAAATTCTTCCGGCATTTCCTGCCTGATTATAGTATCTGTTATTGCAGTATCCGGTTGATAACTCCGGATCAATGCATCAAAATCAAAGCTAAAGTCGGATCGCAACCAGATATTTATTTCCATTCCTTTGGTAAGTGTTGCTTTATCCGACCACTCGGGTTGTTGACGGTAAACTCTTACGTGTTTAGGGTCTCTTTCATCCAGAAAATATTGTGTTCCTGTGTTGAAAGACGATAGGTTGATAAGGTCAAGGGATTCTGACAGCGTTTTTCCGATCAGGAAAGGAACGGGTGCTTCCGGATTACTTCCGATGCCGAGAACGAGGTTTACGGCCGAGCCTTTCTCCAACATGGTACCAGCCTCAATCATCTCATTATCGTAAATTTGTTCCAGGACGGCATTATCTGCAAAATCTTCGGCATATTCCAGGCGGTTAATTCTCAGTCCTTTGGAGCGCAGTCTGTTGATTGCCTGTCGAAGAGTAAGGTCTATCAGGTCCGGCATTTCCACCATTTCTGCTGAAGAGGCCACAATGGTCACATAAATTTTTCTTCCCATCTTTACTCTGGAACCGGGTATAGGATTTTGGATCACAATGGCTTTCTTGTTGTTTGATGGGTCGAAAATAGAATCAATTACTACAAATTCGTAGATCTTGTCGAATTTCTCTGATTGTAGCTCTTCGATAGTCCGGCCGTAAAAATCCGGAACCACATATTCTTCACCATGGTTGGTGTAGGTTTTTAAGAGGCGCAAAACGATGAAGAGTAAAATGAGGGTAAGCACAACG
Encoded proteins:
- a CDS encoding T9SS type A sorting domain-containing protein gives rise to the protein MRYFLVFIFLSTFSTLLSAQEILSGLQYNPVIKQARISQGNEDASRRIIVVKPLQLPFFDDFQQENIFPDTSRWLDLDVFVNADFPYRSVNVGAATFDAIDEYGNLYTGASSFPFIADHLTSKPIRLDSVFLPAPRAITLADSVYFSFFFQPQGRGNKPETWDSLVLQFGHPSGDSVYVYSDSIPVPISAYIQPGDTIFPLDTLFAPPYCDSNKYVIADRYYFFGDTVIMPCKDVFIPDYNWKTVWASEGMALDTFYARFGTYSLQVLIPITDSATWFRKDFMFRFYNYASLATSNVPSWRSNTDHWNLDYVYLNIGRSPGDTTYRDISFVEKAPSMLINYQSMPYSQYKNDPTNALQDSIRLFISNLYNEAFNTDYGYTVTEVGGSVVHFHDGGGCNLPPFYSFGYQRCDQTCGASRACPTIDFIYPLGFGKDSAAFEVRHVISGFTASDTVGDTITLNQEFYNYYAYDDGTPEAGYGINLAGGKVAYRFRLNERDTLRAIRMFFNRTEGNANDQYFDLAVWRDNNGEPGEMVYRQLDLKPKFSNDLYHIQTYYLEEPVPINNVFYIGWIQSTGDNLNVGFDTYNDASPNIYYNVYGYWEKTAFTGSLIMRPVIGKPFDPTGIPGKTMQNTNLSIYPNPASGDLIHIILESSLSDYSPVLEVFNVVGERVLVMPYNETLNVSGLPEGLYIIRVLIPETGKAFTGKVIISR
- a CDS encoding PASTA domain-containing protein, producing the protein MSFLGFLTKKNFYLHLVISVVLTLILLFIVLRLLKTYTNHGEEYVVPDFYGRTIEELQSEKFDKIYEFVVIDSIFDPSNNKKAIVIQNPIPGSRVKMGRKIYVTIVASSAEMVEMPDLIDLTLRQAINRLRSKGLRINRLEYAEDFADNAVLEQIYDNEMIEAGTMLEKGSAVNLVLGIGSNPEAPVPFLIGKTLSESLDLINLSSFNTGTQYFLDERDPKHVRVYRQQPEWSDKATLTKGMEINIWLRSDFSFDFDALIRSYQPDTAITDTIIRQEMPEEF